One Chitinivibrionales bacterium genomic region harbors:
- a CDS encoding trypsin-like peptidase domain-containing protein produces the protein MQKRILSSSAGKTGLYILFLVLGLIVGGIAGAEIFKRYNKAGESQTALLQKADTASAAALEASHGANIPAVEGTRSNAIVRATKMISPCVVGITVTQLQVVRRSYSSDEFFDFFFAPELVPRVKEVERMGSGFLFSRDGFILTNYHVVEGAQKLFVTFSDGHQAEGRVVGVDPQTDLAVVAAKGDNFPFAKLGSSDNLMIGEWAIAIGNPFGFFINDARPTVTVGVISAVDRNFAPSEGVYYQGMIQTDAAINQGNSGGPLVDALGEVIGINTFIFTGSDSYRGSIGIGFAIPIDRAKRVSKELIAYGKRRMIYTGISVQDLNRSLALALGYDRTTGVVISEITKKSPGETAKLTRGDIIVQMGGREIRSSADIGGFFLDYFVGDTVGISYVRKGKTYNTTIVLGEYKGH, from the coding sequence ATGCAAAAAAGAATTTTATCGTCGTCCGCCGGGAAAACGGGGCTTTACATTCTTTTCCTCGTTCTCGGCCTCATCGTGGGAGGAATTGCGGGAGCGGAAATTTTCAAACGGTATAATAAGGCCGGGGAATCGCAAACGGCCCTGTTGCAGAAAGCCGACACCGCCTCGGCAGCGGCGCTGGAAGCAAGCCATGGCGCAAACATTCCGGCCGTTGAGGGCACGCGCTCGAATGCCATCGTGCGGGCCACGAAAATGATCTCGCCGTGCGTGGTGGGCATCACCGTGACGCAGCTGCAGGTGGTACGGCGCTCCTATTCCTCCGACGAGTTTTTCGATTTCTTCTTTGCGCCGGAGCTCGTGCCCCGCGTCAAGGAGGTCGAGCGCATGGGTTCGGGCTTTCTGTTTTCCAGGGACGGCTTCATTCTCACCAACTACCATGTCGTTGAAGGCGCGCAGAAGCTGTTCGTGACGTTTTCGGACGGCCACCAGGCCGAGGGCCGCGTAGTGGGCGTGGACCCGCAGACCGACCTCGCCGTGGTGGCGGCCAAGGGCGACAATTTCCCCTTTGCAAAGCTCGGCAGCTCCGACAACCTCATGATCGGCGAATGGGCCATCGCCATCGGCAACCCGTTCGGGTTCTTCATCAACGACGCGCGGCCCACCGTGACCGTGGGCGTCATCTCGGCGGTCGACCGCAACTTCGCACCGAGCGAGGGCGTGTATTACCAGGGCATGATCCAGACCGACGCGGCCATCAACCAGGGCAATTCGGGCGGGCCGCTCGTGGACGCGCTCGGCGAGGTGATCGGCATCAACACCTTCATCTTCACCGGCAGCGATTCGTACCGCGGCTCCATCGGCATCGGCTTCGCCATCCCCATCGACCGGGCGAAGCGCGTTTCAAAGGAGCTCATCGCCTATGGAAAACGCCGCATGATCTACACGGGCATCTCGGTGCAGGACCTCAACCGCTCCCTCGCGCTGGCGCTCGGCTACGACCGCACCACCGGGGTTGTCATATCGGAAATCACCAAGAAGAGCCCGGGCGAAACGGCAAAACTCACCCGCGGCGACATCATCGTGCAGATGGGCGGACGGGAGATCAGGTCGTCGGCCGACATCGGCGGGTTCTTTCTCGATTATTTCGTGGGCGACACGGTCGGCATCTCCTACGTGAGAAAAGGAAAAACTTACAACACCACGATCGTGTTGGGAGAGTACAAGGGGCATTGA
- the truA gene encoding tRNA pseudouridine(38-40) synthase TruA has protein sequence MRYFFRVEYDGTGFGGWQSQTNAPSIQDALSSTFATVLRCECTVTGAGRTDAGVHARAQGAHVDVPVPIDVAKCEHSLNAVLPDGICVYGMQRVADDFHARYSAKKRRYKYYLAERKKPLFYKRVWMVFYDVDWDKVQKNIPLLLGTHDFSAFCSSDTTTENMVCAVSEASLSLEAGNRVFLIAADRFVYKMVRSIVGTLIDIGRGRLDTTIRDIIESKDRKKAGETAPACGLVLDYVEYPGINDNV, from the coding sequence ATGCGCTATTTCTTCCGCGTCGAATACGACGGCACCGGATTTGGCGGGTGGCAGTCGCAGACCAACGCGCCGAGCATCCAGGACGCGCTGTCCAGCACGTTTGCGACCGTGCTTCGTTGCGAATGCACGGTGACCGGGGCGGGCCGTACCGACGCGGGCGTGCACGCGCGCGCACAGGGCGCGCACGTTGACGTTCCGGTGCCGATCGACGTTGCGAAATGCGAACACTCGCTGAACGCCGTGCTTCCCGACGGCATCTGCGTGTACGGCATGCAGCGGGTCGCAGACGATTTCCACGCGCGGTATTCGGCGAAGAAGCGGCGCTACAAGTATTACCTTGCCGAAAGGAAAAAGCCGCTTTTTTACAAAAGGGTATGGATGGTGTTTTACGACGTGGACTGGGACAAGGTGCAAAAAAATATCCCTCTGCTGCTCGGCACGCATGATTTCTCCGCCTTCTGCTCGAGCGACACGACCACCGAAAACATGGTATGCGCCGTTTCGGAGGCATCGCTTTCGCTGGAGGCCGGCAACAGGGTATTTTTAATAGCCGCCGACCGGTTCGTGTATAAAATGGTGCGCTCCATTGTGGGAACGCTCATTGACATCGGAAGAGGAAGGCTGGACACGACGATCAGGGACATTATCGAAAGTAAAGACCGAAAAAAAGCCGGCGAAACCGCGCCGGCGTGCGGGCTTGTGCTTGATTATGTGGAATATCCTGGGATTAATGACAATGTATAA